A stretch of the Vigna radiata var. radiata cultivar VC1973A chromosome 7, Vradiata_ver6, whole genome shotgun sequence genome encodes the following:
- the LOC106768388 gene encoding kinesin-like protein KIN-4A isoform X3, whose product MFDECVAPLVNGLFQGYNATVLAYGQTGSGKTYTMGTGYNDNCRNGLIPQVMSALFNKVETLKHQTEFQLRVSFIEILKEEVRDLLDAVSLGKSDTSNSNGHSGKITVPGKSPIQIRETANGIITLAGITEIAVSTLHEMSAYLEHGSLSRATGSTNMNNQSSRSHAIFTITLEQMHKLHSVSTTNDSSDEDMGEEYLSAKLHLVDLAGSERAKRTGSDGVRLKEGIHINKGLLALGNVISALGDEKKRKEGVHVPYRDSKLTRLLQDSLGGNSKTVMIACISPADVNAEETHNTLKYANRARNIQNKPVVNRDLISNEMQQMRQQLKYLQAELCSRGAAPSDEVQVLKERIAWLEATNEDLYRELHEYRSRCAFVERCEIDEPADRNIYLMKADGLEKRFQSSDSSDHPMVGSISGEDSRETDEAEKELEHVLLQNTMDKEMNELNQRLEQKESEMKLIGVDTEALKQHFGKKIVELEEEKRKVQEERDRLWHEVENLANNSDGLAHKTQDVRGQKLKALEAQILDLKKKQESQVQLLKQKEKSEEAAKRLQAEIQYIKAQKAGFDFVQLQHKMKQEAEQFRQWKASREKELLQLKKEGRKNEYERHKLEALNHRQKMVLQRKTEEATLATKRLKELLEARKSSPRDNSVYSNGHLLPGLVNEKSLQKWLDQEVEVMVHVHEVRAEFDKQNQVQAALEEELALLKQDQFSDELSIPKGKSRYLRLLSMAPDAKVERIASLENMLCMSSVALKAMASQLTEAEERERTLNNRGRWNQLRSMGDAKNVLQYLFNATAEARCQLLEKNMELKDLKEQLNELVALLQQSEAQRKELVKDEKIREQAVAITLNTPALENSRSLKHLADEMSDPLSPMSLPAPKQLKFTPGVVNWSVTESATFLNEARKMIPIGELSTKRLAAMGQAGKLWKWKRSHHQWLLQFKWKWQKPWKLSEWIKHSDETIMRSRPRAQALINVM is encoded by the exons ATGTTTGATGAATGCGTTGCCCCATTGGTTAATGGCTTATTCCAAGGATACAATGCTACAGTACTTGCATATGGTCAG ACAGGATCTGGGAAAACGTATACCATGGGAACTGGCTACAATGACAATTGTCGGAACGGATTAATTCCGCAGGTTATGAGTGCCTTATTCAACAAAGTTGAAACACTGAAGCATCAAACAGAATTTCAGTTGCGAGTTTCCTTCATTGAG attttaaaggAAGAGGTCAGGGACCTGTTGGATGCGGTATCTTTGGGCAAATCAGACACCTCTAACTCTAATGGCCATTCTGGAAAAATAACTGTTCCTGGGAAGTCACCAATACAAATTCGTGAAACAGCAAATGGAATAATAACACTGGCAGGAATAACTGAAATTGCTGTAAGTACATTGCATGAGATGTCTGCATACTTGGAACATGGTTCTTTAAGTAGGGCAACGGGAAGTACAAATATGAACAACCAGTCCAG TCGGTCACATGCCATTTTCACAATTACATTAGAACAAATGCACAAGCTCCATTCTGTTTCTACCACCAATGACTCTTCGGATGAGGATATGGGTGAAGAATACCTTTCAGCAAAGCTCCATTTGGTAGATCTAGCTGGATCTGAACGAGCTAAAAGAACAGGTTCTGATGGCGTTCGTTTGAAAGAAG GAATACACATCAACAAAGGTCTTCTTGCTCTTGGTAATGTCATAAGTGCACTAGGTGATGAGAAAAAGCGAAAGGAAGGTGTGCATGTTCCTTATCGTGATAGCAAACTCACTCGACTCTTACAG GATTCACTTGGTGGAAACAGCAAAACTGTCATGATAG CTTGCATAAGTCCTGCTGATGTCAATGCCGAGGAAACTCACAACACTCTCAAGTATGCAAACCGTGCACGCAATATTCAAAATAAGCCTGTT GTTAATCGAGATTTAATATCCAATGAGATGCAGCAAATGCGCCAACAGTTGAAGTACTTGCAGGCTGAACTCTGTTCTCGGGGAGCAGCTCCCTCTGATGAAGTGCAG GTTCTTAAGGAAAGGATTGCTTGGCTCGAGGCCACTAATGAGGACCTTTACAGAGAACTTCATGAATATCGCAGTAGATGTGCTTTTGTAGAGAGATGTGAAATTGATGAACCAGCA GATAGAAACATTTATCTTATGAAAGCTGATGGGCTTGAGAAGCGCTTTCAGAGCTCAGATTCATCTGACCATCCCATGGTTGGAAGTATATCTG GTGAAGATTCAAGGGAAACTGATGAAGCAGAAAAGGAGTTGGAGCATGTGCTATTACAAAATACCATGGATAAAGAAATGAATGAGTTGAATCAGCGGTTGGAGCAGAAAGag TCTGAGATGAAGCTCATTGGAGTTGATACTGAAGCACTCAAACAACACTTCGGGAAGAAAATTGTGGAACTTGaggaggagaaaagaaaagtacaG GAAGAGAGGGACAGATTATGGCATGAGGTAGAGAATCTTGCTAATAATTCAGACGGGCTAGCACATAAAACCCAAGATGTTCGTGGCCAAAAGTTGAAAGCATTGGAAGCACAG ATTTTAGACCTCAAGAAGAAACAAGAAAGCCAGGTGCAGCTCTTAAAGCAAAAAGAGAAGAGCGAAGAAGCTGCAAAAAGACTGCAGGCTGAGATACAGTATATCAAGGCTCAGAAGGCcggttttgatttt GTTCAGTTGCAGCATAAAATGAAACAAGAGGCTGAACAATTTCGACAATGGAAGGCCTCTCGTGAGAAGGAGCTGCTCCAG TTGAAAAAAGAgggaagaaagaatgaatacGAAAGACATAAACTTGAGGCTCTAAACCATCGCCAGAAAATG GTTCTTCAAAGGAAGACAGAGGAAGCAACATTGGCTACAAAAAGGCTAAAAGAACTGTTGGAAGCCCGTAAATCGTCTCCTCGTGACAACTCTG TTTATTCAAATGGACATCTACTTCCCGGGCTG GTCAATGAAAAATCCCTCCAGAAGTGGCTTGATCAGGAGGTGGAGGTCATGGTTCATGTGCATGAAGTTCGTGCTGAATTTGACAAACAAAACCAAGT ccAAGCTGCACTGGAAGAAGAGTTGGCTTTACTAAAGCAGGATCAGTTTTCAGATGAGCTGAGTATTCCGAAAGGAAAGAGCAGATATTTGAG GCTGTTATCCATGGCGCCAGATGCAAAAGTTGAGAGAATAGCTTCTCTTGAGAACATGCTGTGCATGTCTTCGGTTGCTTTAAAAGCCATGGCTTCACAACTTACTGAGGCAGAAGAAAGGGAACGCACGTTAAACAACCGTGGTCGTTGGAATCAGCTACGCTCAATGGGAGATGCAAAGAATGTGCTTCAGTATTTGTTCAATGCTACTGCAGAAGCAAG gtgccaattgttggaaaagaaTATGGAACTTAAGGATTTGAAAGAGCAACTAAATGAACTTGTAGCACTATTACAACAAAGTGAAGCACAAAGAAAAGAACTTGTAAAGGACGAAAAAATAAGGGAACAAGCTGTTGCCATCACATTGAATACACCAGCATTG GAAAATTCACGGTCCTTGAAACACCTTGCTGATGAAATGAGTGATCCGTTATCTCCAATGTCACTTCCTGCACCAAAGCAACTCAAATTCACACCTGGAGTTGTTAATTGGTCCGTCACAGAGTCGGCTACATTTTTAAACGAAGCACGAAAG ATGATACCCATTGGGGAGTTGTCAACTAAGAGGCTAGCTGCTATGGGACAAGCCGGAAAACTTTGGAAGTGGAAGAGAAGTCATCATCAATGGCTGCTACAGTTTAAATGGAAGTGGCAGAAGCCCTGGAAACTCTCAGAATGGATCAAACACAGTGATGAGACCATTATGAGGTCAAGGCCTCGAGCACAAGCTTTAATTAATGTGATGTGA
- the LOC106768388 gene encoding kinesin-like protein KIN-4A isoform X2: MEPSENCSVKVALHIRPLIADERQQGCIECVSVTPGKPQVQIGSHSFTFDHVYGNGGSPSVDMFDECVAPLVNGLFQGYNATVLAYGQTGSGKTYTMGTGYNDNCRNGLIPQVMSALFNKVETLKHQTEFQLRVSFIEILKEEVRDLLDAVSLGKSDTSNSNGHSGKITVPGKSPIQIRETANGIITLAGITEIAVSTLHEMSAYLEHGSLSRATGSTNMNNQSSRSHAIFTITLEQMHKLHSVSTTNDSSDEDMGEEYLSAKLHLVDLAGSERAKRTGSDGVRLKEGIHINKGLLALGNVISALGDEKKRKEGVHVPYRDSKLTRLLQDSLGGNSKTVMIACISPADVNAEETHNTLKYANRARNIQNKPVVNRDLISNEMQQMRQQLKYLQAELCSRGAAPSDEVQVLKERIAWLEATNEDLYRELHEYRSRCAFVERCEIDEPADRNIYLMKADGLEKRFQSSDSSDHPMVGSISGEDSRETDEAEKELEHVLLQNTMDKEMNELNQRLEQKESEMKLIGVDTEALKQHFGKKIVELEEEKRKVQEERDRLWHEVENLANNSDGLAHKTQDVRGQKLKALEAQILDLKKKQESQVQLLKQKEKSEEAAKRLQAEIQYIKAQKVQLQHKMKQEAEQFRQWKASREKELLQLKKEGRKNEYERHKLEALNHRQKMVLQRKTEEATLATKRLKELLEARKSSPRDNSVYSNGHLLPGLVNEKSLQKWLDQEVEVMVHVHEVRAEFDKQNQVQAALEEELALLKQDQFSDELSIPKGKSRYLRLLSMAPDAKVERIASLENMLCMSSVALKAMASQLTEAEERERTLNNRGRWNQLRSMGDAKNVLQYLFNATAEARCQLLEKNMELKDLKEQLNELVALLQQSEAQRKELVKDEKIREQAVAITLNTPALENSRSLKHLADEMSDPLSPMSLPAPKQLKFTPGVVNWSVTESATFLNEARKMIPIGELSTKRLAAMGQAGKLWKWKRSHHQWLLQFKWKWQKPWKLSEWIKHSDETIMRSRPRAQALINVM, from the exons ATGGAACCATCGGAGAATTGCTCTGTTAAAGTCGCTCTTCATATTCGTCCTCTCATTGCCGATGAACGACAGCAAGGTTGCATTGAATGTGTTTCCGTCACGCCTGGGAAGCCTCAG GTTCAGATTGGATCGCATTCCTTTACATTTGACCATGTTTATGGAAACGGTGGGTCTCCTTCGGTTGACATGTTTGATGAATGCGTTGCCCCATTGGTTAATGGCTTATTCCAAGGATACAATGCTACAGTACTTGCATATGGTCAG ACAGGATCTGGGAAAACGTATACCATGGGAACTGGCTACAATGACAATTGTCGGAACGGATTAATTCCGCAGGTTATGAGTGCCTTATTCAACAAAGTTGAAACACTGAAGCATCAAACAGAATTTCAGTTGCGAGTTTCCTTCATTGAG attttaaaggAAGAGGTCAGGGACCTGTTGGATGCGGTATCTTTGGGCAAATCAGACACCTCTAACTCTAATGGCCATTCTGGAAAAATAACTGTTCCTGGGAAGTCACCAATACAAATTCGTGAAACAGCAAATGGAATAATAACACTGGCAGGAATAACTGAAATTGCTGTAAGTACATTGCATGAGATGTCTGCATACTTGGAACATGGTTCTTTAAGTAGGGCAACGGGAAGTACAAATATGAACAACCAGTCCAG TCGGTCACATGCCATTTTCACAATTACATTAGAACAAATGCACAAGCTCCATTCTGTTTCTACCACCAATGACTCTTCGGATGAGGATATGGGTGAAGAATACCTTTCAGCAAAGCTCCATTTGGTAGATCTAGCTGGATCTGAACGAGCTAAAAGAACAGGTTCTGATGGCGTTCGTTTGAAAGAAG GAATACACATCAACAAAGGTCTTCTTGCTCTTGGTAATGTCATAAGTGCACTAGGTGATGAGAAAAAGCGAAAGGAAGGTGTGCATGTTCCTTATCGTGATAGCAAACTCACTCGACTCTTACAG GATTCACTTGGTGGAAACAGCAAAACTGTCATGATAG CTTGCATAAGTCCTGCTGATGTCAATGCCGAGGAAACTCACAACACTCTCAAGTATGCAAACCGTGCACGCAATATTCAAAATAAGCCTGTT GTTAATCGAGATTTAATATCCAATGAGATGCAGCAAATGCGCCAACAGTTGAAGTACTTGCAGGCTGAACTCTGTTCTCGGGGAGCAGCTCCCTCTGATGAAGTGCAG GTTCTTAAGGAAAGGATTGCTTGGCTCGAGGCCACTAATGAGGACCTTTACAGAGAACTTCATGAATATCGCAGTAGATGTGCTTTTGTAGAGAGATGTGAAATTGATGAACCAGCA GATAGAAACATTTATCTTATGAAAGCTGATGGGCTTGAGAAGCGCTTTCAGAGCTCAGATTCATCTGACCATCCCATGGTTGGAAGTATATCTG GTGAAGATTCAAGGGAAACTGATGAAGCAGAAAAGGAGTTGGAGCATGTGCTATTACAAAATACCATGGATAAAGAAATGAATGAGTTGAATCAGCGGTTGGAGCAGAAAGag TCTGAGATGAAGCTCATTGGAGTTGATACTGAAGCACTCAAACAACACTTCGGGAAGAAAATTGTGGAACTTGaggaggagaaaagaaaagtacaG GAAGAGAGGGACAGATTATGGCATGAGGTAGAGAATCTTGCTAATAATTCAGACGGGCTAGCACATAAAACCCAAGATGTTCGTGGCCAAAAGTTGAAAGCATTGGAAGCACAG ATTTTAGACCTCAAGAAGAAACAAGAAAGCCAGGTGCAGCTCTTAAAGCAAAAAGAGAAGAGCGAAGAAGCTGCAAAAAGACTGCAGGCTGAGATACAGTATATCAAGGCTCAGAAG GTTCAGTTGCAGCATAAAATGAAACAAGAGGCTGAACAATTTCGACAATGGAAGGCCTCTCGTGAGAAGGAGCTGCTCCAG TTGAAAAAAGAgggaagaaagaatgaatacGAAAGACATAAACTTGAGGCTCTAAACCATCGCCAGAAAATG GTTCTTCAAAGGAAGACAGAGGAAGCAACATTGGCTACAAAAAGGCTAAAAGAACTGTTGGAAGCCCGTAAATCGTCTCCTCGTGACAACTCTG TTTATTCAAATGGACATCTACTTCCCGGGCTG GTCAATGAAAAATCCCTCCAGAAGTGGCTTGATCAGGAGGTGGAGGTCATGGTTCATGTGCATGAAGTTCGTGCTGAATTTGACAAACAAAACCAAGT ccAAGCTGCACTGGAAGAAGAGTTGGCTTTACTAAAGCAGGATCAGTTTTCAGATGAGCTGAGTATTCCGAAAGGAAAGAGCAGATATTTGAG GCTGTTATCCATGGCGCCAGATGCAAAAGTTGAGAGAATAGCTTCTCTTGAGAACATGCTGTGCATGTCTTCGGTTGCTTTAAAAGCCATGGCTTCACAACTTACTGAGGCAGAAGAAAGGGAACGCACGTTAAACAACCGTGGTCGTTGGAATCAGCTACGCTCAATGGGAGATGCAAAGAATGTGCTTCAGTATTTGTTCAATGCTACTGCAGAAGCAAG gtgccaattgttggaaaagaaTATGGAACTTAAGGATTTGAAAGAGCAACTAAATGAACTTGTAGCACTATTACAACAAAGTGAAGCACAAAGAAAAGAACTTGTAAAGGACGAAAAAATAAGGGAACAAGCTGTTGCCATCACATTGAATACACCAGCATTG GAAAATTCACGGTCCTTGAAACACCTTGCTGATGAAATGAGTGATCCGTTATCTCCAATGTCACTTCCTGCACCAAAGCAACTCAAATTCACACCTGGAGTTGTTAATTGGTCCGTCACAGAGTCGGCTACATTTTTAAACGAAGCACGAAAG ATGATACCCATTGGGGAGTTGTCAACTAAGAGGCTAGCTGCTATGGGACAAGCCGGAAAACTTTGGAAGTGGAAGAGAAGTCATCATCAATGGCTGCTACAGTTTAAATGGAAGTGGCAGAAGCCCTGGAAACTCTCAGAATGGATCAAACACAGTGATGAGACCATTATGAGGTCAAGGCCTCGAGCACAAGCTTTAATTAATGTGATGTGA
- the LOC106768388 gene encoding kinesin-like protein KIN-4A isoform X1, with translation MEPSENCSVKVALHIRPLIADERQQGCIECVSVTPGKPQVQIGSHSFTFDHVYGNGGSPSVDMFDECVAPLVNGLFQGYNATVLAYGQTGSGKTYTMGTGYNDNCRNGLIPQVMSALFNKVETLKHQTEFQLRVSFIEILKEEVRDLLDAVSLGKSDTSNSNGHSGKITVPGKSPIQIRETANGIITLAGITEIAVSTLHEMSAYLEHGSLSRATGSTNMNNQSSRSHAIFTITLEQMHKLHSVSTTNDSSDEDMGEEYLSAKLHLVDLAGSERAKRTGSDGVRLKEGIHINKGLLALGNVISALGDEKKRKEGVHVPYRDSKLTRLLQDSLGGNSKTVMIACISPADVNAEETHNTLKYANRARNIQNKPVVNRDLISNEMQQMRQQLKYLQAELCSRGAAPSDEVQVLKERIAWLEATNEDLYRELHEYRSRCAFVERCEIDEPADRNIYLMKADGLEKRFQSSDSSDHPMVGSISGEDSRETDEAEKELEHVLLQNTMDKEMNELNQRLEQKESEMKLIGVDTEALKQHFGKKIVELEEEKRKVQEERDRLWHEVENLANNSDGLAHKTQDVRGQKLKALEAQILDLKKKQESQVQLLKQKEKSEEAAKRLQAEIQYIKAQKAGFDFVQLQHKMKQEAEQFRQWKASREKELLQLKKEGRKNEYERHKLEALNHRQKMVLQRKTEEATLATKRLKELLEARKSSPRDNSVYSNGHLLPGLVNEKSLQKWLDQEVEVMVHVHEVRAEFDKQNQVQAALEEELALLKQDQFSDELSIPKGKSRYLRLLSMAPDAKVERIASLENMLCMSSVALKAMASQLTEAEERERTLNNRGRWNQLRSMGDAKNVLQYLFNATAEARCQLLEKNMELKDLKEQLNELVALLQQSEAQRKELVKDEKIREQAVAITLNTPALENSRSLKHLADEMSDPLSPMSLPAPKQLKFTPGVVNWSVTESATFLNEARKMIPIGELSTKRLAAMGQAGKLWKWKRSHHQWLLQFKWKWQKPWKLSEWIKHSDETIMRSRPRAQALINVM, from the exons ATGGAACCATCGGAGAATTGCTCTGTTAAAGTCGCTCTTCATATTCGTCCTCTCATTGCCGATGAACGACAGCAAGGTTGCATTGAATGTGTTTCCGTCACGCCTGGGAAGCCTCAG GTTCAGATTGGATCGCATTCCTTTACATTTGACCATGTTTATGGAAACGGTGGGTCTCCTTCGGTTGACATGTTTGATGAATGCGTTGCCCCATTGGTTAATGGCTTATTCCAAGGATACAATGCTACAGTACTTGCATATGGTCAG ACAGGATCTGGGAAAACGTATACCATGGGAACTGGCTACAATGACAATTGTCGGAACGGATTAATTCCGCAGGTTATGAGTGCCTTATTCAACAAAGTTGAAACACTGAAGCATCAAACAGAATTTCAGTTGCGAGTTTCCTTCATTGAG attttaaaggAAGAGGTCAGGGACCTGTTGGATGCGGTATCTTTGGGCAAATCAGACACCTCTAACTCTAATGGCCATTCTGGAAAAATAACTGTTCCTGGGAAGTCACCAATACAAATTCGTGAAACAGCAAATGGAATAATAACACTGGCAGGAATAACTGAAATTGCTGTAAGTACATTGCATGAGATGTCTGCATACTTGGAACATGGTTCTTTAAGTAGGGCAACGGGAAGTACAAATATGAACAACCAGTCCAG TCGGTCACATGCCATTTTCACAATTACATTAGAACAAATGCACAAGCTCCATTCTGTTTCTACCACCAATGACTCTTCGGATGAGGATATGGGTGAAGAATACCTTTCAGCAAAGCTCCATTTGGTAGATCTAGCTGGATCTGAACGAGCTAAAAGAACAGGTTCTGATGGCGTTCGTTTGAAAGAAG GAATACACATCAACAAAGGTCTTCTTGCTCTTGGTAATGTCATAAGTGCACTAGGTGATGAGAAAAAGCGAAAGGAAGGTGTGCATGTTCCTTATCGTGATAGCAAACTCACTCGACTCTTACAG GATTCACTTGGTGGAAACAGCAAAACTGTCATGATAG CTTGCATAAGTCCTGCTGATGTCAATGCCGAGGAAACTCACAACACTCTCAAGTATGCAAACCGTGCACGCAATATTCAAAATAAGCCTGTT GTTAATCGAGATTTAATATCCAATGAGATGCAGCAAATGCGCCAACAGTTGAAGTACTTGCAGGCTGAACTCTGTTCTCGGGGAGCAGCTCCCTCTGATGAAGTGCAG GTTCTTAAGGAAAGGATTGCTTGGCTCGAGGCCACTAATGAGGACCTTTACAGAGAACTTCATGAATATCGCAGTAGATGTGCTTTTGTAGAGAGATGTGAAATTGATGAACCAGCA GATAGAAACATTTATCTTATGAAAGCTGATGGGCTTGAGAAGCGCTTTCAGAGCTCAGATTCATCTGACCATCCCATGGTTGGAAGTATATCTG GTGAAGATTCAAGGGAAACTGATGAAGCAGAAAAGGAGTTGGAGCATGTGCTATTACAAAATACCATGGATAAAGAAATGAATGAGTTGAATCAGCGGTTGGAGCAGAAAGag TCTGAGATGAAGCTCATTGGAGTTGATACTGAAGCACTCAAACAACACTTCGGGAAGAAAATTGTGGAACTTGaggaggagaaaagaaaagtacaG GAAGAGAGGGACAGATTATGGCATGAGGTAGAGAATCTTGCTAATAATTCAGACGGGCTAGCACATAAAACCCAAGATGTTCGTGGCCAAAAGTTGAAAGCATTGGAAGCACAG ATTTTAGACCTCAAGAAGAAACAAGAAAGCCAGGTGCAGCTCTTAAAGCAAAAAGAGAAGAGCGAAGAAGCTGCAAAAAGACTGCAGGCTGAGATACAGTATATCAAGGCTCAGAAGGCcggttttgatttt GTTCAGTTGCAGCATAAAATGAAACAAGAGGCTGAACAATTTCGACAATGGAAGGCCTCTCGTGAGAAGGAGCTGCTCCAG TTGAAAAAAGAgggaagaaagaatgaatacGAAAGACATAAACTTGAGGCTCTAAACCATCGCCAGAAAATG GTTCTTCAAAGGAAGACAGAGGAAGCAACATTGGCTACAAAAAGGCTAAAAGAACTGTTGGAAGCCCGTAAATCGTCTCCTCGTGACAACTCTG TTTATTCAAATGGACATCTACTTCCCGGGCTG GTCAATGAAAAATCCCTCCAGAAGTGGCTTGATCAGGAGGTGGAGGTCATGGTTCATGTGCATGAAGTTCGTGCTGAATTTGACAAACAAAACCAAGT ccAAGCTGCACTGGAAGAAGAGTTGGCTTTACTAAAGCAGGATCAGTTTTCAGATGAGCTGAGTATTCCGAAAGGAAAGAGCAGATATTTGAG GCTGTTATCCATGGCGCCAGATGCAAAAGTTGAGAGAATAGCTTCTCTTGAGAACATGCTGTGCATGTCTTCGGTTGCTTTAAAAGCCATGGCTTCACAACTTACTGAGGCAGAAGAAAGGGAACGCACGTTAAACAACCGTGGTCGTTGGAATCAGCTACGCTCAATGGGAGATGCAAAGAATGTGCTTCAGTATTTGTTCAATGCTACTGCAGAAGCAAG gtgccaattgttggaaaagaaTATGGAACTTAAGGATTTGAAAGAGCAACTAAATGAACTTGTAGCACTATTACAACAAAGTGAAGCACAAAGAAAAGAACTTGTAAAGGACGAAAAAATAAGGGAACAAGCTGTTGCCATCACATTGAATACACCAGCATTG GAAAATTCACGGTCCTTGAAACACCTTGCTGATGAAATGAGTGATCCGTTATCTCCAATGTCACTTCCTGCACCAAAGCAACTCAAATTCACACCTGGAGTTGTTAATTGGTCCGTCACAGAGTCGGCTACATTTTTAAACGAAGCACGAAAG ATGATACCCATTGGGGAGTTGTCAACTAAGAGGCTAGCTGCTATGGGACAAGCCGGAAAACTTTGGAAGTGGAAGAGAAGTCATCATCAATGGCTGCTACAGTTTAAATGGAAGTGGCAGAAGCCCTGGAAACTCTCAGAATGGATCAAACACAGTGATGAGACCATTATGAGGTCAAGGCCTCGAGCACAAGCTTTAATTAATGTGATGTGA